The region CGTCATATAGTGCTCGAATACCTCGGTATTTTGCCCATACAAGGTATCGAACTGGCTTATCGCGCCCAGGCCGAAACCGACATGATCGCAGTAGCCATGGCGCGTGAAACCCTGGCAATTGCGGCGCAAATGTCCACGCTCCTGCGCGATGGCAAGATCGTCATCAGGCCGCACAAACTGTCCCAGGCCAATATGCTGGTAGCCCGCTGCGAGCAGTTGCTCAAAGCAGATACGCCGCATCAGTGCCTTGTCTTGCTCGCTACTGGCTTGGAGCTTGATGCTCTGTGCGTAGCGCTTCGGTGGTTGCGCGTAGTCGAATACCCGCAGGCGATCGGGCTCCAACTCAATCAGGCTGGACAGCTTCAGGGCGAATGTCTGCGGGGTTTGCCAGGCATGGCCGTAGCCCAGGTCGACACTCACCGAGCGATAGTCAAACGTACGCGCGGCATCGATCAGCGAATGAATCGGCGCAGGATTCTGGTAACGCGCCACCGACTGCTCACCACCGCTGCCTATATCCGGCACGCCGATGCTTACATGGTTGAAGCCTTGATCACGCAGCAGCCCCATGGTTGCCCAGTTGGTGTGCTGCAGTTCGATATCGACGCTGTAGTCGCCGCTCTCATGGGTGAGAAAATTGAAGCGTCTGTGCAATTGCGCCATCAGTTGTTGCAACTGCGCTGGCTCTGCAGGAATGCCGCTTAAATGAAACTGCTCGATCCGTTGTTGCGGGCTCAGGTGACAACCGACCAGATCGATCTCCCGCGCCAGGCACTGAAGATAATTTTCCGTGACTTGACCGGCCTGCCTGAAATCGGCCGGTATCTGCACGTTCAACGATAAGGGGCGCTGATGCTGACGACTGCTGCGCAAACCGCGCAATACGTCCAGCGAACCGACACCACCATGAAACTTGCGGATATCGACGTAGTAATTGGGGTCGAGCACGCCTTGATCGTGTCTAACGATCTGCTCGTTGCGGGAGTGAAGGACATCGAGCATAACAAAGGCTCCGAGACGGGCTACGGAGTTTCAGTGTCTGCCTATACCGCCTTGGAGGCCTTGATTTGTATCAAGCGCAGAGGATTTACCAGGTCAGGTAGAACATGCCTTTGGCCAACACAACGATCACAATCATATGGGCGAACACACTGTTGTGAATGAACTTCACCCAGCGCGCATTCATACGATCGGTCTTGAACAACACCATGGCCCCGAGAAAATGCACCAGCACACTGGCGGCGACGACAATCTTGGCCAACAGCAACGTCCCGAACGACGAGCTCAGCGGTGTAACGAGTACCGGCAGATAACGCAACCAGACCATACCGATACCCGCACCGAACAACACCAGCAACACCCAGGGCATCAACTGCCGGGCGCGTTTTCCGACAGCCTGCTCGAGCAGCAACATCAACTTGGCAGGCAACTGCTTGCGGATACTCTCCAGAAACAGCACCTCGAAAAACACCGTACCGATAAAAATCAGGGCCGCGAACAAATGCAGCGTCAACAACACTGGATAAATCATCAGACCCTCGGCTCGCGTCCCATCAATGGCTCCGAGCCTACATCCCGGAGTGCTGAATGCGGTTGATAGCGATCAAGAAAGGCCTTCGCGGGATGCTCCCGAAGCACGGGGCAAGCCCGCTCCCACCGGAGGGCCCAACTAACGCGGACGCAGAATCAACACCCCCAACGGCGGCAAATTCAAACGCAACGACAAAGGCTGCCCATGGCTGGGCAACGCTTCACTCACCACCTCACCAAGATTGCCAAAATTGGAACCTGCATAACTCTGCGCATCACTGTTGAGCACCTCAGTCCAGCGCTCGCCAAACGGCACCCCAATGCGATACCCCTCCCGCGGCACTGGCGTAAAGTTAGCCACAACCAGCAACGGCTCGCCACTCGCACTCCATCGCAACCAGGCATAGACACTGTTGTGCGCATCATCACCGATCAACCACTGAAAGCCCTGCGCCTGGCAGTCCTGCTCATGCAGGGCGCGCTCTTCGCGATACAAACGGTTCAAGTCACCCACCAGACGCTGCACACCCAGATGCTCCGGATACTTGAGCAAGTACCAGTCCAATTCACTGTCATGGTTCCACTCACGCCACTGACCGAATTCGCAGCCCATGAACAGCAACTTCTTGCCGGGATGAGCCCACATGAACGTCAAGTAAGCACGCAAGTTAGCGAATTTCTGCCAGCGATCACCCGGCATCTTGTCGATCAAGGAATGCTTGCCATGCACCACTTCATCGTGGGAAATCGGCAGGATGAAATGCTCCGAGTACGCATAGAGCAGACCGAAACTCATCTCGTGATGGTGGTGAGTGCGGTGGATAGGATCATTCTGGATGTAGTGCAGCGTGTCGTGCATCCAGCCCATATTCCACTTATAGGCGAACCCCAGACCACCCTGTTGAGTGGGCTGGCTGACGCCAGGCCAGGCCGTGGATTCCTCGGCAATGACCAGCGCCCCAGGCGCTTCAATGGCGACTACATCGGTGAGGTGACGCAAAAAATCGATGGCTTCGAGGTTTTCCCGACCACCATGACGGTTGGGCACCCACTCGCCGGCTTTGCGCGAATAATCGCGATACAGCATCGAGGCGACGGCATCGACGCGTAGCCCATCGATGTGAAAATGCTTTATCCAGTGCAACGCCGACGCCAGCATGAAGCCATGCACTTCGGTACGGCCAAGGTTGTAAATCAGCGTGTCCCAGTCCTGATGAAAGCCTTCTAGCGGGTTTTCATATTCATACAGTGCGGTACCGTCAAAACGTGCCAGGCCATGACTGTCGGTGGGGAAATGTGCCGGGACCCAATCCAGAATCACGCCGATGTAGGCCTGGTGGCAGGCATCGATGAAGGCGGCGAAATCTTCTGCCGAGCCGTAGCGCGCGGTGGGCGCGAACAGTGACAGGGGTTGGTAGCCCCATGATCCACCGAAGGGGTGCTCCATGATCGGCATCAGCTCGATATGAGTAAAGCCCAACTGCTGTACATACGGAACCAGGCGCTCGGCCAGCTCACGCCAGTTGTAGAAGCGCGCAACGTCGCCGCTGTCATCACACTCGCACTGCCAGGAGCCGGCATGTAATTCATAGATCGACAGCGGTGCGGTGATAGTCTGACGCTCACCACGCGCCTGCATCCAGCGCTCATCCTGCCAGTCGTGCGCCAGTGGCCCCGCTACCTTGGAGGCGGTGCTGGGCGGCAGCTCGGTGGCCCGGGCCAGAGGGTCCGCCTTGAGCGGCAAAATGCCGTCACGCCCCAGCACTTCGTACTTGTAAGCCTCACCCGCCTCAAGGCGCGGGACAAACAGTTCCCAAACCCCGGAGGCGTGACGCAAACGCATGGGGTGGCGACGCCCATCCCAGTTGTTGAAGTCGCCAACCACCGACACCCGGCGGGCATTCGGTGCCCACACCGAGAAGCGCACACCATCGACACCTTCAACCTGCATCGGCTGCGCGCCCATGCTGGAGGAAAGGTCGCGGTGGTTGCCCTCGCCGAACAGGTAGAGATCCATGTCACCGAGCAATGGCCCAAAGCTGTAAGGGTCCTCGGTGATTTGCTCCCCACCTGCCCATTGGACTTTCAGCACATAGGCGTGCTGCTCATTGAGGTGCACGAGAAACAGCCCAGGTACCGATTGTTGCATCTCGGCCAGCAGGCGCTGACCATCACGCGCCAGCACTTGAACACTCAAGGCATTGGGCAAATAGGCGCGGACAAACTGGCCGCCTGCACCATCGGGGTGCGGGCCAAGCACAGCGAACGGGTCAGTGTGCTCGGCCCTGACCAGGGCATCGATATCACGCTGACTCAGCCCGCCTTCCTCGCGCTTAAGGTGTTTCATTCAACTCTCTCCCCAGGTACTTGTCAGGCCATGTAGACCATGCAAAGGCACGGCCAACCAACTCGGGCGGTTCTCGGCTTCATACAGGATTTCGTAGGCAGCCTTCTCCAGGCTGAACAGTTCCAGTGCCGCACGCTCGCCGTCGGCATGTTCCCAGGCATGGGGCATGGCCGCAGTGGCCAACCCATAGGCCTCGACAAAAGCATGTCGGGCCTGGTGCAGATAACGCCTGGCGACTCGCTGACGGGCCTGGCGGGCGCTGTCCGAGAGGTCGACACTAGAGGCACTGCGCAGCACCATGGCAGCAGCATAGTCGAAGGATCGCAACACGCCGCTGACATCCTTGTAAGGGCTGTGTCGGGCCCGGCGTTCGTCCAGCGGCCGGGCAGGCTCGCCCTCGAAATCAATCAGGTAGGCATCGCCCTGCACCACCAGCACCTGGCCCAAATGCAGGTCGCCGTGCACACGCATCAACAGCCCTCCCTGGGCCTGCGCACTCAAGGTGGTGACCGTGTTCAACAGTTCCTGACGTTGCTGCTGCAGATCAGCGACCAGGGCCTGACTCTCACTGTCCAAATCATCACAGTGGGCTTGCAGCACATCCAGCGCCCGAGTCAATTGTGCACCGATGTGCTTGCCCCAGGCCTGGCAATCGCGCGCCGTGGCAGGCCGCGGCCGAAACGCCGAGTCTTTGCTCGGCGCCGCCAGCAACAGGTGCATTTCACCCAGGCGTTGGCCAAGCATGGCGGCGAAGTCGGCCAGATCCTGCAGGGCATCGGCATGCCCCTCAAGCGCAGCGTCGCCAGGCTCCAGCTCGTCGCGAATGGCCCGTTCCAGGTTGTTCTGGGTCCACTCCCAGGCATCGCCCTGATTGCTCAAATAACCTTGGGCAATCATCAGCAAGTGGTCCTGGCCGTTACCGTCCACACGACTGACCCAGCCGAGCAAGGGCGAGATATTGGTAAAGCCGGCGGCGGTCAGGTAGGCGCTCATCTCCAGTTCCGGGTGCACCCCGGGAT is a window of Pseudomonas sp. DG56-2 DNA encoding:
- a CDS encoding coproporphyrinogen III oxidase: MLDVLHSRNEQIVRHDQGVLDPNYYVDIRKFHGGVGSLDVLRGLRSSRQHQRPLSLNVQIPADFRQAGQVTENYLQCLAREIDLVGCHLSPQQRIEQFHLSGIPAEPAQLQQLMAQLHRRFNFLTHESGDYSVDIELQHTNWATMGLLRDQGFNHVSIGVPDIGSGGEQSVARYQNPAPIHSLIDAARTFDYRSVSVDLGYGHAWQTPQTFALKLSSLIELEPDRLRVFDYAQPPKRYAQSIKLQASSEQDKALMRRICFEQLLAAGYQHIGLGQFVRPDDDLAIAQERGHLRRNCQGFTRHGYCDHVGFGLGAISQFDTLYGQNTEVFEHYMTQLQQGQLATVRGWRCEDSDQVRQRVTERLSCDLELDILAIETRYGIDFQRYFANAWRQLEAMARTGLVELGEQYISILPAGRLEVDAICQLFEQDVNNSAPSSQHDWIDHDASI
- a CDS encoding CopD family copper resistance protein; its protein translation is MIYPVLLTLHLFAALIFIGTVFFEVLFLESIRKQLPAKLMLLLEQAVGKRARQLMPWVLLVLFGAGIGMVWLRYLPVLVTPLSSSFGTLLLAKIVVAASVLVHFLGAMVLFKTDRMNARWVKFIHNSVFAHMIVIVVLAKGMFYLTW
- the glgB gene encoding 1,4-alpha-glucan branching protein GlgB, producing the protein MKHLKREEGGLSQRDIDALVRAEHTDPFAVLGPHPDGAGGQFVRAYLPNALSVQVLARDGQRLLAEMQQSVPGLFLVHLNEQHAYVLKVQWAGGEQITEDPYSFGPLLGDMDLYLFGEGNHRDLSSSMGAQPMQVEGVDGVRFSVWAPNARRVSVVGDFNNWDGRRHPMRLRHASGVWELFVPRLEAGEAYKYEVLGRDGILPLKADPLARATELPPSTASKVAGPLAHDWQDERWMQARGERQTITAPLSIYELHAGSWQCECDDSGDVARFYNWRELAERLVPYVQQLGFTHIELMPIMEHPFGGSWGYQPLSLFAPTARYGSAEDFAAFIDACHQAYIGVILDWVPAHFPTDSHGLARFDGTALYEYENPLEGFHQDWDTLIYNLGRTEVHGFMLASALHWIKHFHIDGLRVDAVASMLYRDYSRKAGEWVPNRHGGRENLEAIDFLRHLTDVVAIEAPGALVIAEESTAWPGVSQPTQQGGLGFAYKWNMGWMHDTLHYIQNDPIHRTHHHHEMSFGLLYAYSEHFILPISHDEVVHGKHSLIDKMPGDRWQKFANLRAYLTFMWAHPGKKLLFMGCEFGQWREWNHDSELDWYLLKYPEHLGVQRLVGDLNRLYREERALHEQDCQAQGFQWLIGDDAHNSVYAWLRWSASGEPLLVVANFTPVPREGYRIGVPFGERWTEVLNSDAQSYAGSNFGNLGEVVSEALPSHGQPLSLRLNLPPLGVLILRPR